One genomic region from Amphiprion ocellaris isolate individual 3 ecotype Okinawa chromosome 20, ASM2253959v1, whole genome shotgun sequence encodes:
- the kcnf1b gene encoding potassium voltage-gated channel subfamily F member 1 — protein sequence MWTIPKPKYRGDLCAEGEIAVNIGGVRVVLFGDVLNRYPESRLAELVNCSTQNSELISSLCDDFDPGRKEFYFDRDPDTFKCIIDVYYFDEIHIKRGICPICFIKEMEFWKIDQSVLDECCKSYLSEKEEELKEIASKVKVILEDLEVDQCITRTQQCQRFLWKLMEKPGSSLPARIIAIASFLSILVSAVVMCVGTIPELQVTDAEGKLVEHPTLEAIETACMLWFTTEFLLRLASSPNKLHFALSIMNIIDFMAIMPFYVVLSLTYLGTTSMMELTNVQQAVQALRIMRIARIFKLARHSSGLQTLTYALKRSLKELGLLLMYMGVGIFVFSALGYTMEQSHPETLFRSIPQSFWWAIITMTTVGYGDIYPKTTLGKCNAAVSFLCGVIAIALPIHPIINNFVIFYNKQKVLETAAKHEVELMELKSGREARRKSSD from the coding sequence atgtggACAATTCCGAAGCCAAAATACAGAGGTGATTTGTGCGCCGAGGGGGAGATTGCTGTGAACATTGGCGGAGTCAGAGTGGTGCTTTTCGGGGACGTTTTGAACCGCTACCCGGAGAGCAGACTGGCGGAGCTGGTGAACTGCTCGACTCAGAATTCTGAACTGATCTCGTCTCTTTGCGATGACTTTGACCCCGGCAGAAAAGAATTTTACTTTGACCGTGATCCTGATACATTCAAGTGCATCATCGACGTTTACTACTTTGATGAAATCCACATCAAACGTGGCATCTGCCCCATCTGTTTCATCAAGGAGATGGAGTTCTGGAAAATAGACCAAAGTGTTTTAGATGAGTGCTGTAAAAGTTACCTCAGCGAGAAAGAGGAAGAGTTGAAAGAAATTGCAAGCAAAGTGAAAGTCATTCTGGAGGATCTGGAGGTGGATCAGTGCATTACGCGCACCCAGCAGTGCCAGAGGTTCCTGTGGAAGCTGATGGAGAAGCCGGGTTCCTCCCTGCCGGCGCGCATCATCGCCATCGCATCCTTCCTCTCCATCCTGGTCTCGGCGGTGGTGATGTGTGTGGGAACCATTCCGGAGCTCCAGGTGACGGACGCCGAGGGGAAACTGGTGGAGCACCCGACCCTGGAGGCGATCGAGACCGCCTGCATGTTGTGGTTCACCACGGAGTTCTTACTGCGTCTCGCCTCATCTCCGAACAAGCTGCACTTTGCGCTCTCCATCATGAACATCATAGACTTCATGGCTATCATGCCTTTCTACGTAGTCCTGTCTCTTACCTACCTCGGCACCACATCCATGATGGAGTTGACCAACGTGCAGCAGGCTGTCCAGGCGCTCCGCATCATGCGCATCGCGCGTATTTTCAAGCTGGCCCGCCACTCCTCCGGACTGCAGACTCTGACCTACGCGCTGAAGAGGAGCCTCAAAGAGCTGGGACTGCTCCTCATGTATATGGGTGTCGGGATCTTCGTGTTCTCAGCACTAGGCTACACCATGGAGCAAAGCCACCCGGAGACACTTTTCAGGAGCATCCCGCAATCTTTCTGGTGGGCCATCATCACCATGACCACGGTGGGCTATGGAGACATCTATCCCAAAACCACCCTCGGCAAGTGCAACGCAGCCGTGAGCTTTCTGTGCGGGGTCATAGCCATCGCCTTGCCCATCCACCCCATCATTAATAACTTTGTTATCTTCTACAATAAGCAGAAAGTGCTGGAGACTGCAGCAAAGCACGAAGTGGAGCTGATGGAGCTGAAGTCTGGCAGGGAGGCCCGCAGGAAAAGTAGTGATTAA
- the LOC129347736 gene encoding uncharacterized protein LOC129347736: MTEPSSESVSSSTSAVDSASTSLQLSQPASSATATAAVKLPDFWQSDPASWFQHIEALFHLRGVDADDSRYYLVVAALDQQSTRRVMSLLRSPPDSGKYAALKQLLVRRYCLSSAERADKLLSLSGLGDCTAVDLMDDMLSLLGSDEGGFLFPHIFLRQLPREVRAALANSPLLAAGDFRGLAEEADRVLLASRRVMVQSATMDPQQMSPTDPAVVSAVSARTRRGSPLCFYHRRFGIKARRCVPPCTFDSSGNAVAAVGAGDREEFVAPHEPRHGDPWWLRPTAKRNGSAIGTFGTKRTTVCFHGRDFEWDFVVASVTVPIIGADFLCAHGLLVDVANRRLIDAVTFATFPCESGGVGSVPHATFSTSGDVFQSLLAEFPSLTTPAFSSAVAKHGVEHFIPTSGPPVFARARRLDAGKLACAKEEFATMERLGIVRRSNSPWASPLHMVPKADGSWRPCSDFRCLNNVTTPDRYPIPHIQDFSVRLSGASVFSKVDLVRGYHQVPVHVDDVPKTAVITPFGLFEFLRMPDARLLCDVSTGRPRPIVPAGWRRRVFDSVHSLSHSGVRASVKLVSFRFVWPGLRKDVRGWAASCVACQRAKVHRHTKAPLEPFPIPARRFDHVHVDLVGPLPSSKGFTHLLTMVDHTTRWPEVVPLSSTASADVVGAFLSAWVAGFGVPSDITSDRGPQFISELWTGMARSLGVQVHRTTAYHPQANGLCERFHRSLKAALCASLVDDSWVDRLPWVLLGLRSAPKEDLDASSAELVFGQPLRIPGEFLSESTASVFRSSMDSFLSGGSSAPGPMHHCFPRSFVPLALNSARFVFVRRDAHRSPLQPPYDGPFRVLDRGAKGFLLDMGGRKELLTVDRLKPAYVVAGETVLPGQVPRRGRPPTRPLALSPAADCVSLPVMDHTVPVRSTDDHSVLQVPRPDSVVRRSRFGRPVKPPLRD, translated from the exons ATGACTGAACCGTCTTCGGAGAGTGTTTCATCGTCGACCTCGGCTGTGGACTCGGCTTCGACTTCCCTCCAGCTCTCCCAGCCGGCCTCGTCCGCTACCGCGACCGCCGCAGTGAAGCTTCCGGACTTCTGGCAAAGCGACCCGGCTTCATGGTTCCAGCACATTGAGGCTTTATTCCATCTTCGTGGTGTGGACGCGGATGACTCCCGGTACTACTTGGTGGTTGCTGCCCTGGATCAGCAGTCCACTCGCCGGGTGATGTCGCTGCTGCGTAGCCCCCCTGACAGTGGGAAATACGCCGCTCTCAAGCAGCTCCTGGTGCGGAGATACTGTCTGTCTTCCGCGGAGAGAGCGGATAAACTCCTCAGCTTGTCCGGTTTGGGAGACTGTACTGCGGTGGACCTTATGGACGACATGCTCTCGCTCCTGGGCTCAGACGAAGGcggttttctttttcctcataTTTTCCTGCGGCAGCTCCCACGTGAAGTTCGGGCTGCTTTGGCTAACTCCCCGCTTCTAGCCGCTGGCGATTTCCGCGGCCTAGCAGAGGAGGCTGACCGTGTCCTGTTGGCTTCCAGACGGGTTATGGTCCAAAGTGCTACGATGGATCCCCAGCAGATGTCCCCAACGGACCCCGCGGTGGTTTCGGCTGTCAGCGCGAGGACTCGGCGTGGGAGCCCCCTCTGTTTCTACCACCGGAGGTTTGGCATCAAAGCTAGGCGCTGTGTCCCGCCATGTACTTTTGACTCTTCTGGGAATGCAGTGGCGGCTGTGGGTGCTGGTGACCGAG AAGAGTTTGTTGCACCCCACGAGCCACGACATGGCGACCCGTGGTGGTTGCGGCCCACAGCTAAGCGTAACGGCTCTGCTATTGGCACTTTTGGTACAAAACGGACAACTGTTTGTTTCCACGGGCGTGATTTCGAGTGGGACTTTGTAGTTGCTTCTGTGACTGTTCCAATTATTGGTGCTGATTTTTTGTGTGCTCATGGTTTGTTGGTTGATGTTGCTAATCGTAGACTCATAGACGCTGTGACTTTTGCTACTTTTCCCTGCGAGTCTGGAGGTGTTGGGTCGGTTCCGCACGCAACTTTTTCAACGTCCGGCGATGTTTTTCAGAGCCTTCTTGCTGAATTTCCGTCTCTAACCACTCCAGCTTTTTCCTCTGCGGTTGCTAAACACGGAGTGGAGCACTTCATTCCTACAAGTGGTCCGCCGGTTTTTGCGCGCGCACGGCGTCTTGACGCGGGAAAATTGGCCTGCGCCAAGGAGGAGTTTGCTACTATGGAGAGGTTAGGAATAGTGCGGCGCTCTAACAGCCCCTGGGCCTCTCCCCTTCACATGGTGCCTAAGGCTGATGGATCCTGGCGCCCATGCAGTGACTTTCGCTGTTTAAACAACGTGACAACTCCGGATCGTTACCCGATCCCTCACATTCAAGATTTTTCGGTTCGGTTGTCTGGTGCGTCCGTGTTCTCGAAAGTGGACTTGGTGCGCGGGTATCATCAGGTTCCGGTGCACGTAGATGATGTGCCTAAGACCGCAGTGATCACCCCATTTGGGCTGTTTGAGTTCCTCCGGATGCCGGATGCCAGG CTCCTGTGTGATGTGTCCACAGGTCGACCTCGCCCCATAGTTCCGGCAGGTTGGAGGCGGCGGGTATTTGACTCCGTGCACTCTCTCTCACATTCTGGTGTGCGCGCGTCAGTTAAGCTGGTCAGTTTCCGTTTCGTTTGGCCAGGTTTGCGCAAAGACGTTAGGGGATGGGCAGCTTCTTGTGTTGCGTGCCAGCGTGCCAAGGTGCATCGGCATACTAAAGCTCCTCTTGAACCGTTTCCGATCCCTGCCAGGCGTTTTGATCATGTGCATGTGGATCTGGTCGGCCCACTCCCATCTTCGAAGGGTTTTACTCATTTGCTCACTATGGTGGATCATACTACAAGGTGGCCTGAGGTGGTCCCCCTCTCATCCACCGCATCAGCGGATGTGGTTGGTGCTTTCCTCTCGGCCTGGGTTGCCGGTTTTGGTGTTCCTTCGGATATTACTTCTGACCGGGGCCCCCAGTTCATTTCAGAGCTTTGGACAGGGATGGCGCGCTCCCTAGGGGTGCAAGTTCACCGTACAACAGCGTACCACCCTCAGGCTAATGGGCTATGTGAACGTTTCCACCGTTCTCTTAAAGCAGCTCTGTGTGCTTCCCTTGTCGATGACAGTTGGGTGGACCGTTTGCCGTGGGTCCTTCTCGGGTTGCGTTCAGCCCCTAAGGAGGATCTCGATGCGTCTTCTGCAGAGTTAGTTTTTGGTCAGCCGCTTCGTATTCCGGGTGAGTTTTTGTCAGAATCAACAGCTTCGGTTTTCCGCTCCTCTATGGACAGTTTTTTGTCCGGCGGCTCTTCGGCTCCTGGTCCAATGCATCATTGTTTTCCGCGGTCGTTTGTGCCTTTGGCACTCAATTCGgctcgttttgtttttgtacgcCGCGATGCCCACCGCTCCCCCCTCCAGCCTCCATATGATGGTCCATTTCGTGTGCTTGATCGAGGTGCCAAGGGTTTTCTGTTGGATATGGGTGGGCGTAAAGAGTTGTTAACTGTGGATCGCCTTAAGCCGGCCTATGTTGTAGCAGGTGAGACTGTGTTACCCGGTCAGGTTCCCCGTCGTGGCCGTCCTCCTACCAGACCTTTGGCTCTGTCTCCTGCTGCTGACTGTGTCTCCCTGCCTGTGATGGACCATACTGTTCCTGTGCGCTCCACTGATGACCACTCTGTTTTGCAGGTTCCTCGCCCTGACTCCGTGGTTCGGCGCAGTCGTTTCGGCAGGCCTGTTAAGCCCCCGTTGAgagactga